A part of Miscanthus floridulus cultivar M001 chromosome 6, ASM1932011v1, whole genome shotgun sequence genomic DNA contains:
- the LOC136460886 gene encoding uncharacterized protein encodes MEMPSFDDVFGSNVENTEVDYFGISPEDGNGQCGTGSYFAIQNRNQSGVTEQDEHEQKWTDQRPTKKQKSSSREGPRSCIPETNESHLGDEEQGPSHTSPRKGRPIGKKKEKDRRGKNLVAHGENLYMEAMENMWLKRQKAEELREIRKKERNDQRLAVETRRLELNQEVENRKLDLKQRELQLKQRQDDEKVMNMDLSSLSERQQIFYKTMQDQIIARLGGGAL; translated from the exons ATGGAAATGCCCAGCTTCGATGATGTTTTTGGGAGCAATGTGGAAAACACCGAGGTTGATTATTTTGGTATCTCACCTGAAGATGGAAATGGCCAATGTGGCACAGGGTCTTATTTTG CGATTCAAAATAGAAACCAAAGCGGTGTGACTGAACAAGATGAG CATGAACAAAAGTGGACCGACCAAAGACCTACAAAAAAACAGAAGTCATCTTCCAGGGAAGGTCCAAGGTCGTGTATTCCTGAAACCAATGAAAGTCATCTTGGTGATGAAGAGCAGGGTCCCAGCCATACTTCACCAAGGAAAGGTAGGCCTATCGGtaagaagaaggagaaagatcGCCGAGGTAAAAATCTTGTCGCTCATGGAGAAAACCTATACATGGAAGCAATGGAAAATATGTGGCTCAAGAGACAGAAGGCCGAAGAGTTGAGAGAGATTAGGAAAAAAGAGCGTAATGATCAAAGATTAGCTGTAGAGACTAGAAGGCTTGAACTAAATCAAGAAGTAGAGAATAGGAAGCTTGATCTGAAGCAACGAGAactacaactgaaacaaaggCAGGACGATGAGAAAGTGATGAATATGGATCTTAGTTCTTTGAGTGAGCGGCAACAAATATTCTACAAGACAATgcaagatcagatcattgctcgTCTTGGTGGTGGAGCACTTTGA